The Palleronia sp. THAF1 genome window below encodes:
- a CDS encoding DUF6477 family protein, with translation MSINPTPLAPLAHLRRPKLLISAARFGLTSYERCHTLPRLLGGPVPPPGRAVLDILMMREDRMNAARSAAETGYSVAAHVDLLTALMAEADLYASTRIRAV, from the coding sequence ATGTCGATCAACCCCACGCCCCTCGCCCCGCTCGCTCACCTGCGTCGCCCGAAGCTGCTGATTAGCGCCGCGCGGTTCGGTCTGACCAGCTATGAGCGCTGCCACACCCTGCCGCGCCTTTTGGGCGGGCCGGTGCCGCCTCCGGGACGGGCTGTTCTGGATATTCTGATGATGCGGGAAGATCGCATGAACGCGGCGCGCTCGGCGGCTGAAACGGGATATTCCGTCGCGGCCCATGTCGACCTGTTGACCGCACTGATGGCCGAGGCGGATCTCTACGCCTCGACCAGGATACGCGCTGTCTAG
- a CDS encoding DUF1289 domain-containing protein, producing the protein MSDKIWARDEIESPCIKVCVIHPASRLCTGCLRSIDEITEWSRMTPEARAEVMAELPTRQGLISQRRGGRARTRS; encoded by the coding sequence ATGAGCGACAAGATCTGGGCCCGCGACGAGATCGAAAGCCCCTGCATCAAGGTCTGCGTGATCCATCCGGCATCGCGTCTGTGTACGGGGTGCTTGCGGTCGATCGACGAGATCACGGAATGGTCACGCATGACGCCAGAGGCGCGGGCGGAGGTGATGGCCGAACTGCCTACGCGGCAGGGCCTGATCTCACAGCGCCGGGGTGGCCGGGCGCGCACCCGGTCGTGA
- a CDS encoding sarcosine oxidase subunit alpha family protein, which yields MTAYRLPKGGRRIDRDRRLTFTFDGKAHEGLAGDTLASALLGSGRTLMGRSFKYHRPRGAVTAGHEEPNALMGIGQGARFEPNCRATVTPLHDGLTAISQNRWPSLDTDIGSVNAQLSRLLPAGFYYKMFMWPASFWKDVYEPFIRKSAGLGRPPEGVDADRYEHFHFHCDVAVVGGGVAGLQAALDAAEAGKRVLLMEQDTVWGGRSVTDGALDGVTLDGQSLQEWVDAAIERLEGMENVTLRLNLQGSGVYDLGYLTGYERYTDDAPGKDAPRHRLWRIRTQEIVTATGAIERPLAFANNDLPGVMLASAMRDMVTDYGVTPGGKVVVVTNNDDAYRTALALEGAGVTVAAVVDARDSADGDLATRARDAGIEIITGSGIIAKGTKNVEAVQICAISGDGKPTRKIACDAIAMSGGWSPVPHLWSHCGGKLTWDETRAFFAPDPNRPPTGADGTGMVSAVGAAAGDLTLGEMRDSDGAPIEADMRPVWIMPEGAGPELRAKMFLDYQNDVKVSDVQLAAREGFVSVEHAKRYTTLGMATDQGKLSNINGLAILAQEKGEPIPQTGTTTFRPPFSPTSMGAIAGEARGPIFQPLRRTPMHDWHDANGADWEPVGHWRRPYTYLRDGEDRESAVHREVKNARENLGLLDASTLGKIIVKGPDAGKFLDLLYTNMMSTLKVGRCRYGLMCNEQGFLSDDGVVARLSDDSFLCHTTTGGADRIHAHMEEWLQIEWWDMKVHTANVTEQWAQIAVVGPNARNVLQKLGGMDVSKDALKFMDWADGEIAGIPARVFRISFSGELSYEIAVPANRGLELWTKLMEAGEAYGVMPYGTEALHVLRAEKGFIMIGDETDGTVIPQDLNMHWAISKKKDDFIGKRGQERVHMRRDDRWKLVGLLTEDGSTIPDGAYAVAEGTNANGQRNTQGRITSSYHSPTLGRGIAMGLVLNGPDRMGETIDFPGTDGTTYTAKIVDPVFFDPEGEKQNV from the coding sequence ATGACTGCCTACCGTCTGCCCAAAGGCGGCCGCCGCATCGACCGCGACCGCCGCCTGACCTTCACCTTCGACGGCAAGGCCCACGAGGGCCTCGCGGGCGATACGCTGGCCTCTGCCCTGTTGGGATCGGGCCGGACGCTGATGGGCCGGTCGTTCAAGTACCACCGTCCGCGCGGTGCCGTGACGGCAGGCCATGAAGAGCCGAACGCGCTCATGGGCATCGGGCAGGGTGCCCGGTTCGAGCCGAACTGCCGCGCGACCGTCACGCCCCTGCACGACGGTTTGACCGCGATCAGCCAGAACCGCTGGCCGTCGCTGGATACGGACATCGGCTCGGTCAATGCGCAACTGTCGCGACTGCTGCCCGCAGGCTTCTACTACAAGATGTTCATGTGGCCCGCGTCCTTCTGGAAGGACGTGTATGAGCCATTTATCCGCAAGTCCGCCGGTCTGGGCCGCCCACCCGAAGGCGTGGACGCCGACCGCTACGAGCACTTCCACTTCCATTGCGACGTGGCCGTTGTCGGCGGCGGTGTCGCCGGGCTTCAAGCGGCGCTGGATGCCGCTGAGGCGGGCAAGCGCGTCCTGCTGATGGAGCAAGACACCGTTTGGGGCGGGCGCAGCGTCACCGATGGCGCGCTGGATGGCGTGACGCTGGACGGCCAGTCCCTGCAAGAGTGGGTGGATGCCGCTATCGAACGCCTCGAAGGCATGGAGAACGTCACCCTGCGCCTGAACCTGCAAGGCTCCGGCGTCTACGATCTCGGCTACCTGACCGGCTATGAGCGCTACACCGACGACGCGCCGGGCAAGGACGCCCCGCGCCACCGTCTGTGGCGCATCCGCACGCAAGAAATCGTCACCGCGACCGGCGCGATCGAACGACCCTTGGCCTTCGCCAACAACGACCTGCCGGGCGTCATGCTGGCCTCTGCCATGCGCGACATGGTCACCGATTACGGCGTCACGCCGGGTGGCAAGGTCGTGGTCGTCACCAACAACGATGACGCCTATCGCACCGCGCTCGCTCTGGAGGGCGCGGGTGTCACCGTTGCCGCCGTGGTCGATGCGCGTGACAGCGCCGACGGTGATCTGGCGACCCGCGCCCGTGACGCTGGGATCGAGATTATCACAGGCTCCGGCATCATCGCCAAGGGAACGAAGAACGTCGAAGCCGTTCAGATCTGCGCCATTTCCGGCGACGGCAAACCCACGCGCAAGATCGCCTGCGACGCCATCGCCATGTCCGGTGGGTGGTCGCCGGTTCCGCACCTGTGGTCGCACTGCGGGGGCAAGCTGACATGGGACGAGACGCGCGCCTTCTTCGCGCCCGACCCCAACCGCCCGCCCACCGGCGCTGACGGGACGGGCATGGTCTCTGCCGTTGGGGCTGCTGCCGGTGATCTGACGCTTGGCGAAATGCGTGATTCTGACGGCGCACCGATCGAGGCCGACATGCGTCCCGTTTGGATCATGCCCGAAGGCGCGGGGCCAGAGCTGCGCGCCAAGATGTTCCTCGACTACCAGAACGACGTGAAGGTTTCCGACGTGCAGCTTGCCGCGCGCGAGGGCTTCGTATCGGTCGAGCATGCCAAGCGCTACACCACCCTTGGCATGGCGACGGATCAGGGAAAGCTGAGCAACATCAACGGACTGGCAATTCTTGCTCAGGAAAAGGGTGAGCCGATCCCGCAGACTGGCACCACCACCTTCCGCCCGCCGTTCAGCCCGACGTCCATGGGTGCCATCGCGGGCGAGGCACGCGGACCGATCTTCCAGCCCCTGCGCCGCACGCCCATGCACGACTGGCACGACGCCAATGGTGCGGACTGGGAGCCCGTGGGTCACTGGCGCCGTCCTTACACCTACCTAAGGGACGGAGAAGATCGGGAGTCCGCGGTGCATCGTGAGGTCAAAAACGCCCGCGAGAACCTTGGCCTGCTAGACGCCTCCACCCTTGGCAAGATCATCGTGAAGGGACCGGACGCGGGCAAGTTCCTCGACCTGCTCTACACCAATATGATGTCGACGCTGAAGGTCGGCCGCTGCCGCTACGGCTTGATGTGCAACGAACAGGGCTTCCTGTCCGATGACGGCGTTGTCGCGCGGCTTAGCGATGACAGCTTCCTGTGCCACACGACCACTGGCGGCGCGGACCGGATCCATGCCCACATGGAGGAGTGGCTGCAGATAGAGTGGTGGGACATGAAAGTCCACACCGCGAACGTCACCGAACAATGGGCGCAGATCGCCGTCGTCGGCCCCAATGCCCGCAACGTCCTGCAAAAGCTGGGCGGAATGGATGTGTCCAAGGACGCGCTGAAGTTCATGGACTGGGCGGATGGAGAGATTGCGGGCATTCCCGCCCGCGTCTTCCGTATCTCATTCTCGGGCGAACTGTCCTACGAGATCGCCGTGCCCGCCAATCGCGGGCTAGAGCTCTGGACCAAGCTGATGGAGGCGGGCGAGGCATACGGGGTCATGCCCTACGGCACCGAAGCTCTGCACGTGCTGCGTGCCGAAAAGGGCTTCATCATGATCGGGGACGAGACCGACGGCACCGTGATCCCACAGGATTTGAACATGCACTGGGCGATCTCGAAGAAGAAGGACGACTTCATCGGCAAGCGTGGTCAGGAGCGGGTCCACATGCGGCGCGACGACCGCTGGAAGCTGGTCGGCCTACTGACCGAAGACGGCAGCACCATCCCCGATGGCGCCTATGCGGTGGCAGAGGGCACGAACGCCAACGGCCAGCGCAATACGCAAGGGCGGATCACTTCGTCCTATCACTCGCCCACGCTGGGCCGCGGGATCGCCATGGGTCTGGTACTGAACGGCCCCGACCGCATGGGTGAGACGATCGATTTCCCCGGCACCGACGGCACCACCTACACCGCGAAGATCGTCGATCCGGTCTTCTTCGATCCTGAAGGGGAGAAGCAGAATGTCTGA
- a CDS encoding sulfite exporter TauE/SafE family protein, whose product MDAALTDLIATILLPAIAAGIVGGILAGLLGVGGGIVIVPALYFALSLTGMDAGSVMQLAVGTSLATIVFTSLSSAWGHYQRGAIDFDLLKLWGPSILVGVLIGGVLGGVVSGIALIAVFATVALLVALDMILRGGGDLDSPRSFSKPVWAVFGVFAGAISAMMGIGGGTVCVPLLNFLGYEIRRAVGTSAAIGFIIGLPGALTYMVTGLGAEGLPPLSVGYVNIAAAVIIIPLTVMFARVGVAVAHRIPRRALRLSFGVFLLLTSGRMFYDLYQAL is encoded by the coding sequence ATGGACGCCGCGCTGACTGATCTGATCGCGACGATCCTTCTGCCCGCCATCGCAGCCGGTATCGTAGGCGGTATCCTTGCCGGGCTTCTGGGTGTCGGCGGCGGCATCGTTATCGTCCCTGCCCTGTATTTCGCCCTGTCGCTGACGGGGATGGACGCAGGCTCTGTCATGCAACTGGCCGTCGGCACGTCGCTGGCGACCATCGTCTTCACCTCGCTGAGTTCGGCCTGGGGGCATTACCAACGCGGCGCCATCGACTTCGATCTGCTAAAGCTGTGGGGGCCGTCGATCCTTGTGGGTGTGCTGATCGGCGGCGTATTGGGTGGCGTGGTCTCCGGCATCGCGTTGATCGCAGTCTTTGCGACCGTCGCCCTACTGGTCGCGTTGGACATGATCCTGCGTGGCGGCGGCGATCTCGACAGTCCGCGCAGCTTTTCCAAGCCGGTCTGGGCCGTGTTCGGCGTCTTCGCAGGAGCGATCTCTGCGATGATGGGGATCGGCGGGGGCACGGTCTGCGTGCCGCTGCTGAACTTTCTGGGGTATGAGATTCGGCGGGCCGTCGGTACATCCGCCGCTATCGGCTTCATCATCGGTCTTCCCGGCGCGCTGACCTACATGGTGACGGGTCTTGGCGCAGAGGGTTTGCCGCCCCTGTCCGTCGGCTACGTGAACATCGCGGCGGCGGTCATCATCATCCCGCTGACGGTAATGTTCGCGCGCGTGGGCGTCGCTGTCGCCCACCGCATCCCGCGCCGGGCGCTGCGGCTTAGCTTCGGGGTGTTCCTGCTGCTGACATCGGGCCGGATGTTCTACGATCTGTATCAGGCGCTGTAA
- the ruvX gene encoding Holliday junction resolvase RuvX encodes MRALMGLDLGTKTIGVAVSDRMLSIASPLEVVKRTKFTADAARLIEIVEGREIGGIVLGLPRNMDGSEGPRAQSTRSFARNLSRLVDLPIGFWDERLSTMAAERALLEADTSRARRAGVIDQVAAGYILQGALDRLRHLR; translated from the coding sequence ATGCGCGCTCTGATGGGCTTGGACCTTGGCACCAAAACCATCGGTGTGGCCGTCAGCGACAGGATGCTGTCCATCGCGTCGCCGCTGGAGGTCGTGAAACGCACCAAATTCACCGCCGATGCCGCGAGGCTCATCGAGATCGTCGAAGGGCGTGAGATCGGCGGCATCGTTCTGGGCCTGCCGCGCAACATGGATGGCAGCGAGGGGCCGCGCGCGCAGTCCACGCGCAGCTTCGCCCGCAACCTGTCGCGGCTGGTTGACCTGCCCATCGGCTTCTGGGACGAGCGGCTGTCCACCATGGCCGCAGAGCGTGCGTTGCTCGAGGCCGACACGAGCCGCGCGCGCCGCGCGGGCGTGATCGATCAGGTGGCGGCGGGCTACATCCTGCAAGGCGCGTTGGACCGGCTAAGGCATCTGAGGTGA
- a CDS encoding DUF6456 domain-containing protein yields MTQFKDGSAVSRESLPGHVQTYLAHVEEGISIRELARNAGCHASTVLRRVRRCEHHRDDPLFDTALNRFGRKEKTKGHKTMTIHSDTDWPDTAKIEAEASRILRRLAEPGACLAVAEGMENAVVVREASDGQTIRTGTVHTTIAEVMSLKGWISSAETGRVLRYRITTEGRSALKALLAAGENARTRAETEDDTPSRANRYGTPESPLLMLARRRDRDGERFLSPELVRAGERLREDYELAAMSGVPDGGWEALALKPTDGDPNAPGTEGAKARLAAALASLGPGLADVVLRVCCQLEGLETTERRMGWAARSGKIVLRIGLQQLSRHFAAHGPAGGGLIG; encoded by the coding sequence ATGACACAATTCAAAGACGGGAGTGCCGTTTCTCGCGAGTCGCTGCCCGGTCACGTCCAAACCTACCTCGCGCATGTGGAAGAGGGGATTTCGATCCGCGAGCTGGCCCGGAACGCGGGCTGTCACGCTTCAACTGTGCTGCGCCGGGTCAGGCGGTGCGAACATCACCGCGACGATCCGCTTTTCGATACGGCACTGAATCGTTTTGGGCGCAAAGAAAAGACCAAGGGACATAAGACGATGACCATTCACTCAGACACTGACTGGCCTGACACTGCGAAAATCGAGGCTGAAGCCTCCCGCATTCTGCGGCGCCTTGCTGAACCGGGGGCGTGTCTGGCCGTTGCCGAAGGTATGGAGAATGCGGTCGTCGTGCGCGAAGCCAGCGATGGGCAGACCATCCGCACCGGCACCGTTCACACCACCATTGCGGAAGTGATGTCTCTGAAGGGATGGATCAGTTCGGCTGAGACCGGGCGGGTGTTGCGTTATCGGATTACCACGGAAGGGCGTTCCGCTCTGAAAGCGCTTCTGGCGGCAGGCGAAAACGCTCGCACCCGCGCCGAAACCGAAGACGACACGCCCAGTCGTGCCAACCGATATGGCACGCCGGAAAGTCCATTGCTGATGCTCGCCCGTCGCCGAGACCGCGACGGGGAGCGCTTTCTGTCGCCCGAACTGGTGCGTGCCGGCGAGCGGCTACGCGAAGACTATGAGCTTGCGGCGATGTCCGGCGTGCCGGACGGCGGATGGGAAGCCTTGGCGCTGAAGCCGACGGACGGCGACCCGAACGCTCCTGGCACGGAGGGTGCGAAGGCCCGTCTGGCAGCGGCCTTGGCAAGCCTGGGGCCTGGGTTGGCCGACGTCGTGCTACGCGTCTGCTGCCAGTTGGAAGGGTTGGAAACGACAGAGCGGCGCATGGGATGGGCCGCGCGATCGGGCAAGATCGTGTTGCGGATCGGTTTGCAGCAATTGTCGCGCCACTTCGCGGCCCACGGCCCCGCCGGCGGCGGTCTGATCGGCTAG
- a CDS encoding histidine kinase dimerization/phosphoacceptor domain -containing protein: MLTTESRRSRRAALRAYGLSSDTDLSSLKDVLDVAVAACGVSMGNISLIEESRQLFLVRHNLPFEELPLEETICGNVLKGRDIQIVEDTLLDTRTEGLGICSGSDAIRFYAASPLVTESGRIIGTLTVAHDTPHNIDDNQIQLLKVLSRQVMTHLDLRRALRRAELMRREVDHRVKNSLQSVASLTRLQSRRVTSDEAREALEIVSRRIDTVAALNSELYRIGNDRKVGLANFLGSVVTLIRASAPERVEIDVDVADVNISAAHAGSLAIVVNEFTTNSFKHAFPDDRDGKIVIEGRQISPGQFRLTCRDDGIGLDENDRSGDGLGLSIIDSAVESIHGELTHDSDMPGYAIHIDFSI; this comes from the coding sequence ATGCTGACAACAGAAAGCCGCCGCTCGCGCCGCGCCGCACTGCGCGCCTACGGACTGTCCTCGGACACCGACCTTTCATCCTTGAAGGACGTTTTGGATGTGGCAGTGGCCGCATGTGGCGTTTCGATGGGTAATATCTCACTGATCGAGGAGTCCCGCCAGCTTTTCCTCGTGCGCCACAATCTGCCGTTCGAGGAACTTCCCCTGGAGGAAACGATCTGCGGCAACGTCCTGAAAGGTCGCGACATTCAGATCGTCGAGGATACGCTGCTCGATACCCGCACCGAAGGGTTGGGCATCTGTAGTGGTTCGGACGCGATACGCTTTTACGCGGCATCTCCGCTCGTCACCGAAAGCGGCCGGATCATCGGCACGCTGACAGTAGCGCACGATACACCTCACAACATTGACGATAACCAGATCCAACTGCTCAAGGTTCTCTCGCGGCAGGTGATGACCCACCTGGACCTGCGCCGCGCATTGCGCCGGGCAGAGCTGATGCGCCGCGAAGTGGATCACCGGGTGAAGAACTCGTTACAATCCGTCGCATCGCTGACCCGCCTGCAATCGCGCCGCGTCACCAGCGACGAGGCCCGCGAGGCCCTGGAAATAGTGTCGCGACGGATCGATACGGTCGCCGCCCTCAACTCCGAGCTTTACCGCATCGGCAACGACCGCAAGGTCGGTCTGGCGAACTTCCTGGGCTCGGTAGTCACCCTGATACGCGCATCTGCGCCGGAACGGGTAGAGATCGACGTTGATGTGGCCGACGTGAACATATCCGCCGCACATGCCGGCAGCCTTGCGATCGTGGTCAATGAATTCACGACCAACTCTTTCAAGCACGCCTTCCCGGATGACCGCGACGGAAAGATCGTGATCGAAGGTCGCCAAATCTCTCCGGGTCAGTTCCGCTTGACTTGTCGCGACGACGGCATCGGACTGGATGAGAACGACCGCAGCGGCGACGGTTTGGGCCTGTCGATCATCGATAGCGCGGTCGAGAGCATTCACGGCGAACTGACGCACGACAGCGATATGCCTGGCTATGCGATTCATATCGATTTCAGCATCTAG
- the ccmI gene encoding c-type cytochrome biogenesis protein CcmI produces the protein MLFWIVGLGIATLGAVPVVLAILRAEDGIGVESDLSVYRDQMAEIDRDLTRGVLTEDEAERTRAEVGRRLLEADKRGPRSFSQAPKAARIVALVGVVLAVGAGGVALYVTQGAPGYPDLPLRARIADAADQRQNRISQEQAEAQAAVSLPQPVQPAPEFAALMDRLRAAVEQRPDDPQGFELLAQNELRLGRLKAARAAQERLLDLRGDDVTADDLAFMGEIFVSQAGGLVTPQAELLIDGALNRDRNNGRALYFKGLAAAQVGRFDVTFRIWSDALQRGVGEGAWRETILAQMPDVARRAGQDYTPPAPRGPDAVDMQAAADMDPEAREQMIRGMVEGLSQRLATDGGAAPEWAQLIGALGVLGETERAQAILGEARQVFANQPDDLRLIEDAAQRGGL, from the coding sequence ATGCTGTTCTGGATAGTTGGACTGGGGATTGCGACGCTGGGAGCCGTTCCCGTCGTGCTGGCAATTCTGCGCGCCGAAGATGGCATCGGCGTGGAAAGCGATTTGTCGGTCTACCGCGACCAGATGGCAGAGATCGACCGCGACCTGACGCGCGGCGTGCTGACGGAAGACGAGGCCGAGCGCACGCGGGCCGAAGTGGGGCGACGGTTGCTGGAGGCCGACAAGCGCGGGCCGCGGTCGTTCTCGCAGGCCCCGAAAGCGGCGCGGATCGTGGCGCTGGTCGGCGTAGTGCTGGCGGTCGGTGCGGGGGGCGTGGCCCTGTATGTAACGCAGGGCGCGCCCGGCTATCCCGATCTGCCGCTGCGCGCGCGCATCGCGGATGCCGCGGACCAACGGCAGAACCGGATCAGCCAAGAGCAAGCCGAGGCGCAGGCAGCGGTCTCTCTGCCACAGCCGGTCCAGCCTGCGCCGGAGTTTGCAGCCCTGATGGATCGGCTGCGCGCGGCGGTGGAGCAGCGTCCGGACGATCCGCAGGGGTTCGAATTGCTGGCGCAGAACGAATTACGGTTGGGCCGTCTGAAGGCGGCGCGCGCGGCGCAGGAGCGTTTGCTGGACTTGCGCGGTGACGATGTGACCGCCGATGATCTGGCCTTCATGGGTGAGATCTTCGTCAGCCAGGCGGGTGGATTGGTGACACCGCAGGCCGAATTATTGATCGACGGCGCATTGAACCGGGACCGCAACAATGGCCGTGCTTTGTATTTCAAGGGACTGGCGGCGGCGCAGGTGGGACGCTTCGATGTGACTTTCCGCATCTGGAGCGATGCGTTGCAACGCGGGGTGGGCGAAGGTGCATGGCGAGAAACGATTCTTGCACAAATGCCCGACGTCGCGCGCCGCGCCGGTCAGGACTATACGCCCCCTGCCCCGCGCGGCCCCGATGCGGTGGATATGCAGGCTGCGGCTGACATGGACCCGGAAGCGCGTGAGCAGATGATCCGGGGGATGGTTGAAGGGCTGTCCCAGCGGCTGGCGACGGATGGTGGGGCCGCGCCGGAGTGGGCGCAGTTGATCGGGGCGCTGGGCGTTCTGGGCGAGACAGAGCGGGCTCAGGCCATACTGGGCGAAGCACGGCAGGTCTTCGCCAACCAACCGGATGACCTGCGCCTGATCGAAGACGCAGCTCAGCGGGGCGGATTGTGA
- a CDS encoding sarcosine oxidase subunit beta family protein, with product MRRYSAFAIAREALRHHTGWKPAWAKAEPKKRYDVIIVGGGGHGLATAYWLGKNHGITNVAVVEKGWLGGGNTGRNTTIIRSNYLQDPSAALYEKSRSLYETMSQDLNYNVMFSPRGVLMLAQTEHEVRGYKRTAHANALQGIKTRFISPREVKKICPIMNIDGPRYPVLGGLWQERAGTARHDAVAWGYARACSDMGMDIIEQCEVTAVRRDETGKVAGIDTTRGSIDCGKLGIVVAGNSGRLADMAGFRLPVESVPLQALVSEPIKPCMDIVVMANTVHGYMSQSDKGEMVIGGGTDGYNAYTQRGSFQHIEETVRALVETFPMISRLKMLRQWGGIVDMTGDRSPILSKTPVENCFINCGWGTGGFKATPGSGWAMAELMAKGHAPLTDAFGLERFREGRFIDESVAAGVAH from the coding sequence ATGCGTCGTTACTCCGCTTTCGCCATCGCCCGAGAGGCGCTGCGCCATCACACCGGCTGGAAGCCCGCCTGGGCCAAGGCCGAGCCGAAGAAACGCTACGACGTGATCATCGTCGGCGGCGGCGGGCACGGCCTTGCCACGGCCTATTGGCTGGGCAAGAACCACGGCATCACCAATGTGGCCGTGGTCGAAAAAGGCTGGCTGGGTGGCGGCAACACGGGCCGCAACACCACGATCATCCGCTCGAACTACCTACAGGACCCTTCGGCGGCGCTGTATGAGAAGTCCCGGTCCCTGTACGAGACGATGAGCCAGGACCTGAACTACAACGTCATGTTCTCGCCACGTGGCGTTCTGATGCTGGCCCAGACCGAGCATGAGGTGCGCGGCTACAAGCGCACCGCCCACGCCAACGCGCTGCAGGGGATCAAGACCCGCTTCATCTCGCCCCGCGAGGTGAAGAAGATCTGCCCGATCATGAATATCGACGGTCCGCGCTATCCGGTGCTGGGTGGTCTGTGGCAGGAACGCGCAGGCACCGCCCGCCACGATGCGGTGGCCTGGGGCTACGCCCGCGCCTGCTCCGATATGGGCATGGACATCATCGAACAGTGCGAAGTCACCGCCGTCCGCCGGGATGAGACTGGCAAGGTCGCCGGCATCGACACCACGCGCGGGTCCATCGACTGCGGCAAGCTGGGCATCGTCGTCGCCGGCAACTCTGGTCGCTTGGCCGATATGGCGGGCTTCCGTCTTCCGGTCGAATCCGTGCCGCTGCAGGCCCTGGTGTCGGAACCGATCAAGCCCTGCATGGACATCGTCGTCATGGCCAACACCGTCCACGGCTACATGAGCCAGTCCGACAAGGGCGAAATGGTCATCGGCGGCGGCACCGACGGCTACAACGCCTACACCCAGCGCGGCAGCTTTCAGCACATCGAGGAAACCGTCCGCGCGCTGGTCGAGACCTTCCCGATGATCAGCCGCCTGAAGATGCTGCGGCAATGGGGCGGCATCGTCGACATGACCGGCGACCGCTCGCCCATCCTGTCGAAAACGCCAGTCGAGAACTGCTTCATCAACTGCGGCTGGGGCACCGGCGGCTTCAAGGCCACCCCCGGCTCTGGCTGGGCGATGGCGGAGCTTATGGCCAAGGGCCACGCGCCGCTCACCGACGCCTTCGGCTTGGAACGCTTCCGCGAAGGCCGTTTCATTGATGAGTCCGTCGCGGCGGGGGTGGCGCACTGA
- a CDS encoding sarcosine oxidase subunit delta, producing MLTLKCPYCGVQADETELSPGGEAHLTRHGPGSDDDAFESYLFMRRNPRGPHFERWRHAMGCGKWFHAARDTATMQVFGTYSAQTTESPQTILDAIRAVNPDFQYGAAE from the coding sequence ATGCTGACCCTAAAATGCCCCTACTGCGGCGTGCAGGCCGATGAGACCGAGCTTTCGCCCGGTGGCGAAGCACACCTGACGCGCCATGGCCCCGGCTCGGACGACGACGCGTTCGAAAGCTACCTGTTTATGCGCCGTAACCCGCGCGGACCCCATTTCGAGCGCTGGCGGCATGCCATGGGCTGCGGCAAGTGGTTCCACGCCGCCCGCGACACCGCGACGATGCAGGTCTTCGGCACCTATTCCGCACAGACGACCGAATCTCCGCAAACCATCCTGGACGCCATCCGCGCCGTGAACCCCGACTTCCAATACGGTGCCGCCGAATGA
- the lipA gene encoding lipoyl synthase, producing the protein MPRDLKIPDQRHPEKAHRAETARVKKPDWIRVKAPSGEGYKATKDIMRQHNLVTVCEEAGCPNVGECWSQGHATMMIMGEICTRGCTFCNVATGRPDALDVFEPGRVADAVKKLGLNHVVITSVDRDDVDDGGAEHIAQTIRATRRQAPGTTIEVLTPDFLKCGPEALETVVAARPDVFNHNLETVPGLYPEVRPGARYFHSLRLLQRVKELDPTMFTKSGIMVGLGEDRQAVHQVMDDMRAADVDFITIGQYLQPTSRHHAVDRYITPEEFASYEKAARGKGFLMVSATPLTRSSYHAGEDFAQLKAARDAKYG; encoded by the coding sequence ATGCCCCGTGATCTGAAGATCCCCGACCAACGCCACCCCGAAAAGGCCCATCGCGCCGAAACCGCGCGCGTGAAGAAGCCCGACTGGATCCGCGTCAAGGCGCCTTCGGGCGAGGGCTATAAGGCCACCAAGGACATCATGCGCCAGCACAATCTGGTGACGGTCTGCGAAGAGGCGGGCTGCCCGAATGTGGGCGAATGTTGGTCCCAGGGCCACGCCACCATGATGATCATGGGCGAGATCTGCACCCGCGGTTGCACCTTCTGCAACGTCGCCACTGGCCGCCCAGACGCGCTGGATGTGTTCGAGCCGGGACGCGTGGCGGATGCGGTCAAGAAGCTGGGCCTGAATCACGTGGTCATTACGTCTGTTGATCGTGACGACGTGGATGACGGCGGGGCAGAGCATATCGCCCAGACCATCCGCGCCACGCGCCGCCAGGCCCCCGGCACCACAATCGAAGTGCTGACCCCCGATTTCCTGAAGTGCGGCCCTGAAGCGCTGGAAACGGTCGTCGCGGCGCGGCCCGATGTGTTCAACCACAATCTTGAAACGGTCCCCGGCCTCTATCCCGAGGTCCGCCCCGGTGCGCGCTATTTCCACAGCCTGCGCCTGCTTCAGCGTGTGAAAGAACTCGATCCGACGATGTTCACCAAATCCGGCATCATGGTGGGCTTGGGGGAAGATCGCCAAGCGGTGCATCAGGTCATGGACGACATGCGCGCCGCAGACGTCGATTTCATCACGATTGGCCAGTACCTTCAGCCGACCTCGCGCCACCATGCTGTCGACCGCTACATCACGCCGGAAGAGTTTGCGTCGTATGAGAAAGCGGCGCGCGGCAAGGGCTTCCTTATGGTGTCCGCCACGCCTCTTACTCGCTCCAGCTATCACGCGGGCGAAGACTTTGCGCAGCTCAAAGCCGCGCGGGACGCGAAGTACGGTTAA